One genomic window of Solanum dulcamara chromosome 10, daSolDulc1.2, whole genome shotgun sequence includes the following:
- the LOC129871515 gene encoding terpene synthase 17-like, translating to MKIIYRGNLDVYEEIKKELANENKSFLVNYSINEMKKVVRAYFQEAKWYHGKKVPRMEQYMKNAISTSAYILLTTTSWLGMEKIATKDAFDWVATGPPILVASCIITRLLNDLKSHEYAFGKMSPWGRAYLNSNC from the exons ATGAAGATTATTTACCGTGGTAATTTAGATGTTtatgaagaaattaagaaaGAGTTGGCAAATGAAAACAAGTCATTTCTAGTCAActattccataaatgag ATGAAAAAGGTGGTGAGGGCTTACTTTCAAGAGGCAAAATGGTATCATGGGAAGAAAGTACCAAGAATGGAGCAATATATGAAGAATGCAATTTCAACAAGTGCTTATATATTGCTAACAACTACTTCTTGGTTAGGAATGGAAAAGATAGCAACTAAAGATGCATTTGATTGGGTAGCAACTGGACCTCCAATACTTGTTGCTTCTTGTATAATTACAAGATTACTCAATGATCTAAAATCACATGAG TACGCTTTTGGGAAGATGTCACCATGGGGAAGAGCCTATCTCAATTCTAACTGCTAA